A genomic region of Alicyclobacillus sp. SO9 contains the following coding sequences:
- a CDS encoding AraC family transcriptional regulator, whose product MSEQIEKQQDVLAKLIERHTKEDGVHDTTIPSLFFIRHSNLIGPTYGVYEPSFCIVVQGTKEVWLGQERFRYSPTDYLVASVNLPVTAQVTEASADLPYLGFKLKFTPEQILEVLSESKVHIEPHKTSKRGMYVSQMEPSLLDAVLRLVRLIDTPEDVSFLSPIFTKEILYRILQGQHGITLEQIAIEGSSAYRIKNAIEHIVNHFDRSVRIEELAHMVNMSVASLHRHFKEVTTMSPIQFQKQLRLQEARRLLLSKSTDATDVAFRVGYESPSQFSREYSRMFGLPPREDVMTLREHNDKTREACPNGYRFTGG is encoded by the coding sequence ATGTCTGAACAAATAGAAAAACAGCAGGATGTTCTTGCCAAACTCATTGAGCGTCATACAAAGGAGGACGGCGTTCATGACACGACAATACCTTCTTTATTCTTTATCCGTCACTCAAATTTAATTGGACCAACTTACGGGGTTTACGAGCCTTCTTTTTGTATCGTGGTTCAAGGAACAAAGGAGGTTTGGCTGGGGCAAGAGCGCTTTCGGTACAGCCCTACAGATTACCTCGTCGCATCTGTGAACCTGCCAGTCACTGCTCAGGTCACAGAAGCCTCTGCCGACTTACCGTATTTGGGTTTTAAACTCAAATTTACACCAGAACAAATCTTAGAAGTTCTGAGTGAATCCAAAGTTCACATTGAGCCGCACAAAACTTCGAAACGTGGTATGTATGTTAGCCAGATGGAGCCATCGTTACTAGATGCCGTACTGAGATTAGTACGTCTAATAGACACTCCTGAGGATGTCTCGTTTCTCAGTCCTATATTCACGAAAGAAATTCTCTATCGGATTCTACAAGGACAGCACGGAATTACACTCGAACAAATTGCGATTGAAGGAAGCTCCGCTTATCGAATAAAAAACGCGATCGAACACATCGTGAATCATTTTGACCGGTCTGTCCGAATTGAGGAACTTGCACACATGGTGAACATGAGTGTTGCCTCGCTCCATAGACACTTCAAAGAGGTAACTACAATGAGCCCAATTCAATTTCAAAAACAACTGAGACTCCAGGAAGCCCGGCGCTTGTTGTTATCTAAGTCGACAGATGCCACTGATGTCGCGTTTAGGGTTGGCTATGAAAGCCCTTCGCAATTCAGCCGTGAATATTCTCGTATGTTTGGCTTACCACCTAGAGAGGATGTAATGACTTTGAGGGAGCATAATGACAAAACAAGAGAAGCCTGCCCCAATGGTTACAGGTTCACTGGCGGATGA
- a CDS encoding ABC transporter permease — protein sequence MIRFIVYRVLQAVPTILGITVLSFLLLHIVPGGPAAVMLGDRATPQLIAQINQSLGLNKPLYVQYWLWFVKLLHGNLGYAYSYHETVSSLIALNLPRTLVLVLTAIILSHILAILIGVFQAVRRDSPTDHALTVVTYLLYSMPTFWLGMIVISVFAIGLHLLPAGGLSDPFAIHPTFGDYLRHMILPAVVLIVATIPNWSRYVRSRMMETLVQDYIRTAHAKGLRKRTILMRHALKNSLLPLITLAGMSLPALFGGALIIEMIFNYPGMGLLFWNAAQARDYPVLLGIVIMVGFLTILGNLLADIVYGVVDPRVKY from the coding sequence GTGATTCGCTTTATTGTCTACCGTGTACTTCAGGCGGTTCCTACCATCCTTGGAATCACTGTTTTAAGCTTTCTGTTGTTGCACATTGTGCCTGGCGGTCCAGCAGCAGTGATGCTTGGAGACCGTGCCACCCCGCAGTTGATTGCACAAATCAACCAATCTCTCGGTCTTAATAAGCCGCTTTACGTCCAGTATTGGTTGTGGTTTGTTAAACTATTGCACGGCAACCTCGGCTACGCTTATTCGTATCATGAGACCGTATCGAGTCTCATTGCACTGAATCTTCCCAGAACACTGGTACTCGTGTTGACGGCTATCATACTGTCGCACATTCTGGCCATACTCATTGGCGTGTTTCAGGCCGTACGCAGAGACAGCCCAACGGATCATGCACTGACTGTTGTGACCTACTTACTGTATTCCATGCCAACTTTTTGGCTCGGCATGATTGTCATTTCCGTGTTTGCCATTGGCTTACACCTTTTGCCGGCAGGTGGTTTGTCCGATCCGTTCGCCATCCATCCTACCTTCGGCGATTATTTGCGACATATGATTCTACCTGCTGTCGTTCTGATTGTTGCCACCATCCCGAATTGGAGCCGCTATGTACGGTCACGGATGATGGAAACACTGGTTCAGGACTACATTCGAACCGCGCACGCAAAGGGGCTGCGTAAGCGAACCATCTTGATGCGACATGCGTTAAAAAACTCCCTTTTGCCTCTGATTACCTTGGCAGGAATGTCCTTGCCAGCGCTGTTCGGTGGCGCCCTAATCATTGAAATGATTTTCAATTATCCTGGGATGGGGCTGCTCTTTTGGAATGCGGCCCAAGCCCGCGATTATCCTGTGCTTCTGGGGATCGTGATTATGGTCGGTTTCCTGACTATTTTAGGCAACCTGCTGGCCGATATTGTGTATGGAGTTGTTGACCCGCGTGTGAAATATTAG
- a CDS encoding ABC transporter ATP-binding protein: protein MMETLLEVQNLKKYFPVTAGVLRRTVGYVKAVDDVSFSIRRGETLGLVGESGCGKSTMGRVVMRVLEPTAGRIVFDGKDITKMSGNALRSVRSQFQMVFQDPYASLDPKMAVEEIIMEPLIANRVTNRKQAVERVVHLLETVGLRGDDRLRYPHEFSGGQRQRVGIARALALNPQLIVADEAVSALDVSIQSQILNLMVDLRREFNLSYIFISHNLAVVKHISERVGVMYLGHIVELASKGDIYSHPLHPYTQALLSAAPEPKRKGRRERIILAGDVPSPANPPQGCSFHTRCPKVIDVCRSERPQLRDYGNGRMVACHLYST, encoded by the coding sequence GTGATGGAAACATTGCTTGAAGTCCAGAACCTGAAAAAGTATTTTCCTGTTACCGCTGGCGTATTGCGTCGTACCGTAGGATATGTTAAGGCTGTGGACGACGTTTCATTTTCTATCCGGCGAGGAGAGACCCTAGGACTGGTAGGGGAATCGGGTTGTGGCAAGTCCACAATGGGCAGGGTGGTTATGCGAGTGCTCGAGCCCACCGCTGGTCGCATTGTCTTTGATGGGAAGGATATCACCAAGATGTCCGGAAATGCACTTCGTTCTGTCCGGTCCCAGTTTCAGATGGTTTTTCAGGATCCGTACGCCTCACTGGATCCTAAGATGGCGGTAGAGGAAATTATTATGGAACCCTTGATTGCGAATCGGGTCACTAACCGGAAGCAGGCCGTGGAGAGGGTTGTGCACTTACTGGAGACAGTGGGGCTGCGCGGTGATGACCGTCTCCGTTACCCTCACGAGTTTTCTGGTGGGCAGAGGCAACGCGTTGGAATTGCGCGTGCATTGGCGTTAAATCCGCAACTGATTGTTGCCGATGAGGCTGTCTCAGCACTGGACGTGTCTATTCAATCTCAGATCCTAAACCTTATGGTGGACTTGAGACGAGAGTTTAACCTGTCATACATCTTCATTTCACATAATCTAGCGGTCGTAAAGCATATCAGCGAGCGGGTTGGCGTCATGTACCTCGGCCACATTGTAGAACTGGCAAGTAAGGGAGACATATACTCCCACCCCCTTCACCCCTATACTCAAGCACTGCTCTCCGCTGCACCGGAGCCGAAACGGAAAGGTCGTCGCGAACGCATCATTCTAGCGGGAGATGTACCCAGCCCCGCCAATCCACCACAGGGGTGCTCGTTCCACACTCGCTGCCCCAAGGTAATAGACGTGTGCCGAAGTGAACGGCCGCAGTTACGGGATTACGGCAACGGCCGCATGGTTGCCTGCCACCTCTATTCGACCTAG
- a CDS encoding leucyl aminopeptidase family protein: protein MSPISWKIWDSNNEQPNAYIVPVDRLQSFMESVMKDSRFLEPSLKQGSAMLWYIPGTSDKVVLVNDFGSQRETQRTWAKAGHIVRELEADRILVWSSHFPPERMASAVWGLGTGLYEFKISVAQVEARVDTSTKLYFNLEGTTETHFHKCVEIAKGQSLARDWVNQPSNLKPPAELAQQFMEGSSEKITWSIMDESELQRIKAGGILAVGQGSAHPSAMLIGKYNGSGDKPYLGLVGKGITFDSGGLSLKPAEAMKRMKVDMGGAAAVAAALRVVAELDLQANVMAVIPLAENMTGADAFRPGDVLTMLDGTTVEVISTDAEGRLALGDALTVALREGATHLVDMATLTGANVVSLGGIRAGVVHNNESWASVVDHAANVSMEPVWILPNDPEYMELNHSGIADMKNSAGRPAGTITAGLFVGHFAHGEPWVHVDIAGMAYTDGKQSGVGATGFGVSLLVETCLGWSTYRN, encoded by the coding sequence ATGAGCCCAATCAGTTGGAAGATTTGGGATTCCAATAACGAACAACCCAATGCATATATTGTTCCGGTGGACAGGCTCCAGAGTTTTATGGAGAGTGTGATGAAGGACAGTCGCTTTCTGGAGCCTTCGCTCAAGCAAGGCTCTGCAATGCTGTGGTATATACCCGGTACTTCAGACAAGGTCGTGTTGGTGAACGATTTCGGATCACAGAGAGAAACACAGCGGACTTGGGCTAAGGCAGGACATATCGTTCGAGAACTGGAAGCGGATCGTATCCTGGTGTGGTCATCGCATTTTCCTCCGGAGAGAATGGCGTCGGCAGTTTGGGGCTTGGGTACAGGTTTATACGAGTTCAAAATCAGCGTTGCTCAGGTGGAGGCTCGAGTGGATACTTCCACAAAACTGTACTTTAATCTGGAAGGCACGACGGAAACACACTTTCATAAATGTGTGGAGATTGCCAAAGGGCAGTCCCTGGCACGAGATTGGGTGAACCAGCCTTCCAATTTGAAGCCCCCAGCGGAACTGGCCCAGCAGTTTATGGAGGGCTCGTCCGAGAAAATTACCTGGTCGATTATGGATGAATCCGAACTGCAGCGGATTAAAGCGGGAGGCATCCTAGCCGTTGGTCAAGGCAGCGCTCATCCGTCCGCCATGTTGATTGGAAAATACAACGGGAGTGGTGACAAGCCCTATCTTGGCCTGGTCGGGAAGGGCATCACGTTTGACAGTGGCGGACTTTCACTGAAACCTGCCGAGGCAATGAAGCGCATGAAGGTGGATATGGGCGGCGCTGCCGCTGTGGCAGCTGCGCTACGGGTTGTGGCGGAACTGGATCTGCAAGCCAACGTAATGGCCGTAATTCCATTGGCGGAGAACATGACCGGTGCGGACGCCTTTCGCCCGGGAGATGTCTTGACCATGCTGGACGGGACAACAGTCGAAGTTATCTCTACAGACGCAGAAGGGCGTCTGGCGCTCGGAGATGCACTCACAGTCGCACTGCGGGAAGGCGCTACGCACCTGGTGGACATGGCAACCTTGACGGGAGCGAATGTCGTATCTTTGGGAGGTATTCGGGCCGGGGTTGTGCATAACAACGAGTCGTGGGCTTCCGTCGTAGATCATGCAGCAAATGTCTCCATGGAGCCCGTTTGGATTCTTCCAAATGACCCGGAATATATGGAGTTGAATCACAGCGGCATTGCGGACATGAAGAATAGTGCCGGCCGACCTGCCGGAACCATCACAGCGGGCCTATTCGTTGGGCACTTCGCCCACGGAGAGCCTTGGGTTCATGTAGACATTGCCGGAATGGCTTACACCGACGGCAAACAGTCGGGCGTTGGCGCGACGGGTTTTGGGGTATCACTCTTGGTTGAGACGTGCCTCGGCTGGAGTACTTATCGGAATTAG
- a CDS encoding S9 family peptidase, translating into MNNKRGVVDTDIFRLYHISEVTIDDSGKHVAFSVRRAVEQIDGYQTQIYVYDVESEELAPWTSSEYPSHSPQWSPDGRYLGFLSKRDENVQQFFVLPRCGGEARVLSDAAYDVASYQWSPDGKSVVLCAKVSQPVAGQQPSTESARVIDTIQYKFNGKGFTYNQQHHLLLLDVRTAEITPLTAGDADDTDPAWSPDGEWIAFVSRRHENRQFDLASDLFVVSPQKGIVRQLTRTQGAVKSPTWSPDGSWIAYVGTERIDSMPNHRHIHRVATSEGDPELLSPAFDRTTVSGSRLVWSAEGEKIWALFEDEGRVALLYSSINDGTIGGDRNTPSQITSFDISRSGLIAGVQSSPTRPPELYIGADSPSFEQVTHFHDDWCDEVQFSDMEAFVGESKDGTSVPCWMMLPQPFHEQERYPGVLKIHGGPYAQFGYGFNHELQLLCASGYAVFFANPRGSSGYSEEWARALGRNRGITDYEDLMGCTDAAIEQFEFVDSTRLIVTGGSYGGYMTSWAVGHTDRFCAACSEAAPNNLYSMSGSSDLAGSNHRLVYGFSAQEDPEFYMERSPISYTQSMTTPLLIIHSENDLRVSIEQGEQLFVALKLQRKEVKFVRFPGENHGLPRNGTPSHRLDRFHHILSWFADHLPIEGA; encoded by the coding sequence GTGAACAACAAACGAGGGGTCGTGGACACAGACATTTTTCGTCTGTATCACATCAGTGAAGTGACCATTGACGATTCAGGTAAGCATGTCGCGTTCTCAGTCCGCCGGGCGGTGGAACAGATTGACGGCTATCAAACACAGATTTACGTGTACGACGTTGAAAGTGAAGAGTTGGCTCCTTGGACATCGTCTGAGTATCCGAGCCATTCACCACAGTGGTCTCCCGATGGGCGTTACTTGGGATTCCTGTCTAAACGAGATGAAAATGTACAACAATTTTTTGTGCTTCCCAGATGTGGTGGAGAGGCTCGCGTACTGAGCGACGCAGCTTATGACGTGGCGTCGTATCAGTGGTCTCCAGACGGGAAGTCCGTCGTCCTGTGTGCGAAGGTCTCACAGCCCGTTGCCGGACAACAACCGTCGACGGAGAGTGCGCGCGTGATTGACACTATTCAGTATAAGTTCAACGGCAAGGGTTTTACCTACAATCAGCAACATCACCTGCTTTTGCTCGATGTTCGTACAGCAGAAATCACCCCGCTGACCGCTGGGGATGCCGACGACACCGATCCCGCCTGGTCACCGGACGGGGAGTGGATTGCTTTTGTCTCCAGACGTCATGAAAATCGACAGTTTGACCTTGCTTCTGACCTCTTTGTTGTCAGCCCTCAGAAAGGGATTGTTCGGCAACTTACGCGAACACAGGGAGCAGTCAAATCGCCCACCTGGTCCCCCGACGGAAGTTGGATTGCTTACGTGGGGACAGAGCGGATCGATAGTATGCCGAACCACCGACACATCCACAGGGTGGCAACTTCTGAAGGAGATCCAGAGCTGCTATCTCCGGCGTTTGACAGAACTACTGTTAGCGGCAGTCGGCTCGTTTGGTCTGCAGAGGGAGAAAAAATATGGGCCCTGTTTGAGGACGAAGGGCGTGTTGCCTTGCTCTATAGCAGCATAAATGATGGCACAATCGGCGGCGACAGAAACACACCTTCGCAGATTACGTCATTTGACATATCTCGAAGCGGCCTTATTGCGGGTGTCCAATCGTCTCCTACACGACCCCCTGAGTTGTACATTGGTGCTGACTCGCCATCTTTCGAACAAGTCACGCATTTTCACGATGATTGGTGTGACGAAGTGCAGTTCAGTGACATGGAGGCTTTTGTGGGTGAGAGCAAAGACGGCACCTCAGTGCCATGCTGGATGATGCTCCCTCAGCCATTTCATGAACAAGAACGCTACCCGGGAGTGTTGAAAATTCACGGGGGGCCTTACGCCCAGTTTGGGTATGGGTTCAACCATGAGTTACAACTGCTTTGTGCGTCGGGCTACGCTGTCTTTTTTGCAAATCCGCGCGGGAGTTCGGGTTACTCCGAGGAATGGGCACGCGCTCTGGGCCGGAATCGGGGGATTACGGACTATGAGGACCTCATGGGTTGCACAGACGCAGCCATTGAGCAGTTTGAATTCGTGGATTCGACACGGTTAATTGTGACGGGAGGCAGCTATGGTGGCTATATGACTAGTTGGGCCGTAGGGCATACCGACCGATTTTGCGCAGCTTGTTCCGAAGCGGCGCCCAATAACTTGTACTCCATGAGCGGATCCAGTGACCTGGCCGGATCGAACCATCGTCTCGTTTACGGTTTTTCGGCACAGGAAGATCCCGAATTCTATATGGAACGCTCTCCTATTTCATATACGCAGAGCATGACCACTCCGCTTTTGATTATCCACAGCGAGAACGACCTGCGAGTATCCATCGAGCAGGGAGAGCAATTGTTTGTTGCTTTGAAATTACAGAGAAAGGAAGTCAAGTTTGTTCGCTTTCCTGGTGAAAATCACGGACTGCCACGGAATGGAACACCTTCTCACCGACTGGACAGATTTCATCACATTCTGAGTTGGTTTGCAGATCATTTGCCAATTGAAGGGGCTTGA
- a CDS encoding aldo/keto reductase, translated as MQNVILNNGARMPILGFGVYQIKDAEQCEQSVYDAISTGYRLIDTAASYLNEEAVGRAVKRCGVPREELFITTKLWVEDTGYERTKQAVEKSLKRLQLNCLDLYLIHQPFGDVHGSWRAMEELYREGKIRAIGVSNFAVDRLLDLILHNEVVPAVNQVETHPFCQQIQSAELMKEYKVQIESWAPFAEGRNNMFQNEVLTSIAEKHNKSVAQVILRWLTQRNVVVIPKSVHKERIVENFNIFDFELSQADMEAIAILDTKQSLFFSHTDPEIVKWIGSRKLDI; from the coding sequence GTGCAAAACGTGATTTTGAACAATGGTGCCCGGATGCCGATCCTGGGCTTTGGGGTTTATCAGATTAAAGATGCCGAGCAGTGTGAACAAAGTGTCTACGATGCCATTTCTACAGGCTATCGTCTCATCGATACAGCTGCCTCGTATCTGAATGAAGAGGCGGTTGGCAGAGCCGTTAAACGGTGCGGTGTCCCTAGAGAGGAACTATTTATCACCACCAAACTTTGGGTTGAAGATACGGGTTACGAGCGCACGAAGCAAGCTGTTGAAAAATCCCTGAAAAGATTGCAATTGAATTGTCTGGATTTGTATCTCATCCATCAACCGTTTGGTGATGTACATGGATCATGGCGTGCTATGGAGGAGTTATATCGAGAGGGAAAGATCCGAGCCATTGGTGTAAGTAACTTTGCCGTGGACCGTCTGCTCGATTTAATCCTGCATAACGAAGTCGTCCCAGCTGTCAATCAGGTTGAAACACATCCATTCTGCCAGCAAATCCAAAGTGCAGAATTGATGAAAGAGTACAAAGTGCAGATTGAGTCCTGGGCTCCTTTTGCTGAGGGTAGAAACAACATGTTTCAGAACGAGGTTTTGACATCTATTGCTGAAAAGCACAACAAATCCGTTGCTCAAGTCATTCTACGTTGGTTGACGCAACGCAATGTCGTTGTGATTCCGAAATCCGTTCATAAAGAACGGATCGTCGAGAACTTTAACATCTTTGATTTTGAATTAAGTCAAGCGGACATGGAAGCAATCGCCATACTAGACACGAAGCAAAGTTTGTTCTTTTCACATACTGACCCGGAAATTGTGAAATGGATCGGTAGCCGTAAACTTGATATCTAA
- a CDS encoding peptide ABC transporter substrate-binding protein produces MKRYSVYKRRVGIFMGIVLVGSLSGCGSKTHTASAANTSNANASTSSSSSSTSSHGGTVVQALGPLVSINWYLPLRPVAYNSLYDAWAASLMYKGLFHLNASGKIDYSRSIASNVSWNSKGTVYTVKMNPKWKWSNGTPVTASDVAFTWNLIKAASAPTAPRPWPYAGAGSGGIPAMIQGFKVLGTHEFQVTLKKPVNQLWFEYNGLSDFTPLPKAAWDKYPTNLNKELSYLASNGNNASFFKVIDGPFILKSAKRNVAWTFVPNPKYDGHKASISRFVLAYETSNSAEVNALKTGTVQVGYLPLSMYSSRKQLTQDKFVETKRFVIDRTMLNFKSPTVGSAMKQLAVRKALQMGIDQKSIIKDIYDGLGTPGTGPIPLNPATFLDPKLKTPVYQFNPAAGKKLLQQNGWHEVGGVMQNSKGVKLSFNVQYPAGNTSTQAMAQLLQQDWGKEGIQIKLQPLPFATMLHYHHSPAKWDIQTGLGWSYGGTYPTGGGMFSSTGGYNFYGYSDPKMNQLVNQTHQPHATTAESQKALDAYQMYAAQQLPNLWMPVPDALTEVSKNVHGAVKYGNTFTNQISPQYWTVSGK; encoded by the coding sequence GTGAAACGTTATTCGGTGTACAAAAGGCGTGTGGGCATTTTTATGGGAATTGTTCTGGTTGGGTCGCTGAGCGGGTGTGGCTCCAAAACACACACGGCGAGCGCCGCTAACACGTCGAACGCAAATGCAAGTACTTCTTCATCTTCTTCGAGCACAAGCAGTCATGGAGGAACGGTCGTGCAGGCTCTTGGTCCGCTCGTGTCCATCAACTGGTATCTTCCACTCCGCCCCGTCGCGTACAACAGCCTATACGATGCCTGGGCTGCGTCCCTCATGTACAAAGGTTTGTTCCATCTTAACGCCAGCGGAAAGATCGACTATTCGCGCAGTATTGCAAGTAATGTCAGTTGGAATTCAAAGGGGACTGTCTATACAGTCAAAATGAATCCAAAGTGGAAGTGGTCGAATGGAACGCCGGTGACTGCGTCAGATGTTGCGTTTACGTGGAACTTGATTAAAGCGGCATCTGCGCCGACGGCACCTAGGCCATGGCCTTATGCCGGGGCGGGGTCAGGCGGTATACCTGCCATGATTCAGGGTTTCAAGGTGCTAGGAACCCATGAGTTTCAAGTCACACTGAAGAAACCTGTAAACCAGCTGTGGTTTGAATACAACGGACTGTCTGACTTTACTCCGCTTCCTAAAGCCGCGTGGGATAAATATCCTACGAATTTGAACAAAGAATTGAGTTACTTGGCTTCGAATGGGAACAATGCATCCTTCTTCAAGGTGATAGACGGCCCATTCATTTTGAAGTCAGCGAAGCGGAACGTTGCTTGGACGTTTGTTCCCAATCCGAAGTATGACGGTCACAAGGCAAGCATCAGTCGCTTTGTTTTGGCCTATGAGACGTCGAACTCTGCTGAAGTGAATGCACTGAAGACAGGTACCGTGCAAGTAGGCTACCTGCCGCTCTCCATGTATAGCAGTAGAAAACAACTGACACAAGACAAATTCGTAGAGACGAAGCGGTTTGTCATTGACCGGACGATGCTGAACTTTAAGAGTCCGACGGTAGGTTCGGCGATGAAGCAACTTGCGGTTCGCAAAGCACTGCAGATGGGCATTGACCAAAAGTCCATCATCAAGGATATCTATGATGGTCTTGGCACCCCCGGAACGGGTCCCATTCCGCTCAATCCAGCCACATTCTTGGATCCCAAGCTTAAAACGCCGGTATATCAGTTTAATCCTGCGGCTGGTAAGAAGCTTCTGCAGCAGAATGGGTGGCACGAGGTTGGCGGCGTCATGCAAAACAGTAAGGGTGTAAAGCTTAGCTTTAACGTGCAATACCCCGCTGGAAACACGTCGACTCAGGCCATGGCTCAGTTGCTGCAACAGGATTGGGGTAAAGAAGGCATTCAGATAAAACTTCAACCGCTTCCGTTTGCAACCATGCTCCACTATCATCACAGTCCGGCAAAATGGGATATTCAGACTGGGCTCGGATGGAGCTATGGTGGCACTTATCCTACAGGCGGCGGGATGTTTTCGAGCACGGGAGGCTACAATTTCTACGGGTACTCAGACCCGAAGATGAATCAACTGGTGAACCAGACGCACCAGCCGCATGCCACGACGGCTGAATCTCAAAAGGCGTTGGATGCGTATCAGATGTATGCGGCGCAACAACTCCCGAATCTCTGGATGCCCGTTCCCGACGCGCTCACGGAAGTGTCGAAGAATGTACATGGCGCCGTAAAGTACGGGAATACCTTCACGAACCAGATTTCTCCGCAGTATTGGACCGTCAGCGGAAAGTAG
- a CDS encoding ABC transporter ATP-binding protein, whose amino-acid sequence MGSLLEIRGLKTYFVTKQTEVRAVDGIDLDVDSGQIVCIVGESGCGKSMASLSIMRLVPQPRGKIVSGEITLTGRNLLKLSENEMTDVRGNEMSMIFQEPMTALNPVLTIGRQITEVLIRHRGMTKRQALAKSIDMLRFVGVPRASEIVKEYPHQLSGGLRQRVMIAMAMVCEPRLLIADEPTTALDVTIQAQVLDLMKKMRDDFHTAIILITHDLGVVADMADHVVVMYAGQVVESVNADDLFETPLHPYTQALMDSMPSLAEEQETLHAITGMVPSAASFPQGCRFAERCPLAVPSCREEMPALRELRPGHLVRCDVVEIESRIEGERRSSTREEV is encoded by the coding sequence TTGGGATCGTTGCTTGAAATTAGAGGTCTGAAGACTTACTTCGTTACCAAACAGACTGAGGTCAGAGCCGTCGACGGAATCGATCTCGATGTTGATTCCGGTCAGATCGTCTGCATCGTGGGGGAGTCCGGCTGCGGTAAGAGCATGGCATCATTGTCCATCATGCGGCTGGTTCCTCAACCTCGCGGTAAAATTGTGTCCGGCGAGATTACCCTTACTGGGCGCAATCTGCTCAAACTATCAGAAAACGAGATGACGGATGTTCGTGGTAACGAGATGTCCATGATCTTTCAGGAACCTATGACCGCATTAAATCCGGTGTTAACCATTGGTCGACAAATTACAGAGGTTCTGATTCGACACCGTGGGATGACCAAGCGGCAAGCCTTGGCGAAGTCCATCGATATGCTTCGGTTTGTAGGTGTACCGAGAGCTTCCGAAATTGTTAAGGAATACCCACACCAGTTATCCGGAGGCCTGCGGCAGCGCGTCATGATTGCCATGGCAATGGTTTGTGAGCCACGACTTCTGATTGCGGATGAGCCAACTACGGCGCTTGATGTGACGATTCAGGCGCAGGTGCTCGATTTGATGAAGAAGATGCGAGACGACTTCCACACGGCTATCATTCTTATCACACATGACTTAGGAGTCGTTGCTGATATGGCCGATCACGTTGTCGTCATGTACGCTGGTCAAGTTGTGGAATCCGTAAATGCAGATGATCTGTTTGAAACACCCCTTCATCCCTACACCCAAGCTTTGATGGATTCTATGCCATCGTTGGCTGAGGAACAAGAGACCCTTCATGCCATCACAGGGATGGTGCCAAGTGCGGCTTCGTTTCCACAAGGGTGTCGATTTGCAGAACGATGCCCATTGGCGGTGCCCTCGTGTCGAGAAGAGATGCCAGCGTTACGTGAACTTCGTCCCGGTCACCTAGTGAGATGTGACGTGGTAGAGATAGAGAGTCGCATTGAAGGTGAGCGTAGATCGAGCACAAGAGAGGAAGTGTGA
- a CDS encoding ABC transporter permease, translating into MKMSIQVRNDISTELHSSMTRVHMSRWTRVLRIFWRNRLAKVGSFGLVFLILLCFVGPLVYPASPYDTHLQVILHSPTPSFPLGTNNLGRNELARLMLGGQTSLEVGFTAAAAAMVVGVIYGMVSGFYGGWLDIVLMRIIDLLRAIPNLFLLIFLDSVVRPSAVLLVVLISLTSWHGISRLVRGEVLSLKNEPFVEAARIAGASRLRIILRHFVPNTFGTILVAATFMVADAVLLVAGLSFLGLGLPPPAPNWGAMLANSMSYLPDNTWWLVYPPGLAILLTVLSINFIGDALRVALDERLDSKK; encoded by the coding sequence ATGAAGATGTCTATACAAGTGCGCAACGACATTTCAACAGAATTACACTCGTCGATGACGCGAGTTCATATGTCCCGATGGACAAGGGTGTTGCGGATCTTCTGGCGGAACAGATTGGCCAAAGTTGGGAGCTTTGGCTTGGTGTTCTTAATTCTCCTCTGCTTTGTCGGACCACTCGTATACCCGGCGAGTCCATACGATACCCATCTGCAGGTCATTTTACATTCGCCAACTCCGTCTTTTCCGCTGGGTACAAACAACTTGGGACGCAATGAGCTGGCGCGTCTGATGCTAGGCGGTCAAACATCGCTGGAGGTTGGTTTTACCGCGGCGGCAGCAGCAATGGTCGTTGGGGTCATTTATGGCATGGTATCTGGGTTCTACGGAGGCTGGTTGGATATCGTATTGATGCGCATTATCGATTTACTGCGAGCAATACCGAACCTATTCCTTTTGATTTTTTTGGATTCCGTCGTGAGGCCGAGTGCTGTTTTACTCGTCGTGTTGATATCGCTGACATCATGGCACGGTATCAGTCGATTAGTCCGAGGGGAAGTACTGTCCCTGAAAAATGAGCCGTTTGTTGAGGCGGCGCGTATCGCGGGCGCATCCAGATTGAGGATTATTTTGAGACACTTTGTTCCAAATACCTTTGGCACCATCCTGGTTGCTGCTACATTCATGGTGGCAGACGCCGTGTTGCTGGTCGCAGGATTAAGCTTTCTTGGTCTTGGACTACCTCCACCGGCACCAAACTGGGGAGCCATGTTGGCGAATTCAATGTCATACCTCCCAGATAACACCTGGTGGCTGGTATACCCGCCGGGATTGGCCATTTTGTTGACGGTTCTCTCCATCAACTTTATTGGTGACGCGTTACGCGTGGCACTTGATGAACGTCTCGATAGCAAGAAATAG